From the genome of Pseudomonas sp. FP453:
CCCGCGAGGATCAGCAGCAGGCTCGCGCCCAATGCCAGGGACACCGAGAGGAATACGCCGATCAAGGTGTCCGGCGCCAGGCCGGTGCGGTTGCGCAGGTAGTTGAGCAGGATGCCGAACAGCAGGCAGTAGCCAAACAGCGCGCCGTACGGCCCGGTGTAGGGTTCGCCGAGCAGGATGCCCACGGCCACGCCGGTCAGCGCCGCATGGCCGACCGCTTCGGAGAAAAACGCAAAGCGCTTGACCACCACCAGCGTACCCAGGCCGCCCAATACCGGGCCGATCAGCAAGCCGGCGAGCAAGGCGTTGACGACAAAACCATAGGCCAGCGCTTCCGGCAGGTACCCGGAAGAGGCCCAGCCCTGGACCATCAAGCGAAAGGCTTCATAACTCATTGCGCCGGGCTCCGAGGGTGGGTGGAGAACAGGGTCAGCAGGCGATCCGGGGTCAGCGCCTCTTCTGGCGTGGCGTCGAACAGCACGCGGCGGTTCAGGCCGGTGACGCGGTCGGCCAGGCGGCCCACGGCTTCCAGGTCGTGTTCGATCCACAGCACGGTGATGCCGGCCAGGCGCCAGTCATTGAGCAGGCGTTCGAACACCTGGATGCCGGCCTCGTCGAGGGCCGACATCGGTTCGTCCAGCACCAGCAATTGCGGCGCCGGGATCAAACCCTGCGCCAGCAGCACACGCTGGCGTTCACCACCGGACAGCGCGCCCATGCGGCGCTTGCGCTTGTCCTGCATGCCGACGCGTTCCAGCGCATCGCCAATCGCGCCGGCGTAATGCCTGGACAGGCCAAGAAACGCCGGGCGGCGCTGGCACATGGCAGCCATGAAATCATCCACGGTCATCGGCAGGCCCCGGTCGAACTCCAAGGCCTGGGGCACATAACCCACGGTGCCCACGCTGTTCGGCCAGTGCAGGCGCAACTGCCCCTGGTGCGGCGTTTGCCCCAGCAGCGTCTTGATCAGCGAGCTTTTGCCGCCGCCGTTGGGGCCGACCAGCGCGTGGATGCTGCCCGGTTGCACCTGGAAACTCACGCCATCGAGGATCACCGTGCGGCCCAGGGTCAACGAGACTTTGTCGAACTCAAGCGTCGGGCCGACGCTGGCCACTGTCAGGTGTTCGGCCGCCGTC
Proteins encoded in this window:
- a CDS encoding metal ABC transporter ATP-binding protein; the protein is MTAAEHLTVASVGPTLEFDKVSLTLGRTVILDGVSFQVQPGSIHALVGPNGGGKSSLIKTLLGQTPHQGQLRLHWPNSVGTVGYVPQALEFDRGLPMTVDDFMAAMCQRRPAFLGLSRHYAGAIGDALERVGMQDKRKRRMGALSGGERQRVLLAQGLIPAPQLLVLDEPMSALDEAGIQVFERLLNDWRLAGITVLWIEHDLEAVGRLADRVTGLNRRVLFDATPEEALTPDRLLTLFSTHPRSPAQ